Part of the Zea mays cultivar B73 chromosome 4, Zm-B73-REFERENCE-NAM-5.0, whole genome shotgun sequence genome is shown below.
TGTGTCGTAATAACCGAAACCATAACGAAAACCACCGAACATTAGATGCTTTCTATCTTCAACAATATTACACCATTCATGTAGTAGATGTGAGCTTAGGCCTCGTTATTCATTAGTACCAAAGCTTATACTAGTAACACAGGTGTGGCACAAAACAAAATCTCAAACTCTATGCCCCCAGACACTACACCATTCCTCTATAGCTGGGGTACGGCAAggtaagaaaaagaaaagaaaagacaaAAGCCAAGTCAGCAAGGATCAGACCCAAAAATACTGCAGGGATGAGCAAGGCCCCTGCTTATTGGCCCCTATTATCTGCAATTCTCCCCCctccaacaaaggagcaaagaatacAGCTTCAGTGGGTCTGTAAAGCATACATGGGTGTCAACCCAGTAGACAGCCCCAAGTCACATGCATAGAGATCCATCTGCAGGAGAAAGTAGAGCGCCAAATCAGTTTTAACAATTCTTCAAGCAAAAGCAAAAAAAAATGGTTAAGGTCCTGTAATCCTGGCAAACAAATCAAGCAGCGCGGTTGGGTTGGTTTTATATGATCAGTCTCTAAGTGCAAAGGTAACTGGAGCCAGGTGCCAAGTTACTTCAAAGCTCAAGTCACATTTGTGCCAACACTAAATAAATGTTGATAAAATAGCACAAGTAGCACCTTACAAACCCAATCAAACAACATATACCTTTGGTACGCTCGACTCTCGAGTCTTGAAGGCTCAAGCTTTGTACTCGTGGATATGCATCCACTTGGTTGACGACCATTTATTTCCTCTAATCACAGGACAACCCCCTGCAAGAATATTGGGATATAAATAAAACTGTATATAACATATAAAAAGCTGGAGGACCAATATTTTTTCACAGGGTCACAGTAACAAGGCTACAAGGGCGTCAAAAATGAAAAGGTGGAATATATTCAGACGTTTCCTAATCATTGAATAAAAAAATAAGTAACGAAAACAAAAGGCGGGTATTGAACTAACCATGCAAACTTAATGGGTCCAGGGTGGCATCTGGTTTCATGCTCCAGAAAAGAAGTGCATCTCCCATCTTTGGTTTGACAGAAAGGCCTCTCTTGGCACACTCTGAAAGCTCATTGTACCATGGTAAAGAACTGACGTTCACATTTGCATCAGGGAAAATAGTCTCGCCCCCTTCTTCAACATCTGATCTGTACCGATTGAAAATAATAATTCATAAGAAAATACCACAGGCTGAATTAACAACACAAAAAATGTAACAAGAAAATAAATGTATAAACATGTGCTTACAGATACATCAGAAGAGTAGCCATCCTCTGACCACCATTCTTGGTGTTAAACTCATCAAGAAAATAATCAAAGTGAGGCTCATACTTCTGCCCGACTTCATAATGCAGTACTTGGAGTCCCTCTCCATGATCTGTAAGGCAGCATGAATTAATATGATTCAACAGCATAGTACATCCTCCAAATgatcaaaagaaaaaaaagaaagaatgaGTTGGGAGATACATAGATAGACTGCATTTCATGATGGTAACATGCTGGCAGAACTCAGTTTCGTGTCATTGAGTGTAGTGTTATTCCTAACAAACAACTAAGAAGACACATATAACAATCAAATTGCGGTATGTGCTATGTGGGCGATAATTCTGCGTACACCTCAGTTCTAATTTATCGTTTTTAAGATCACGCTAAGCACAGAGCTTGCTCATGAAGAATATAGCTGTACACTAGACATCATAAAAATCACACACCTACAGGTATGAAGGTATAGTCTGCAATCCTCTTTTCAATTACTCGAATAACCTTGTCCCTTCCTCTTTGAAGAAACATGCCCGAACTTGTCCGGACCCTGCTGTCCTTGCTTTTACCAGTAGTGCTGTCGACAACTGTTGATTTTACCATGTGAGGCTTGGCCAATCCAATTAGGTATTCACACTCTTCCTTAGACTAAGGAAAAGAACAAAGTATCAGCAATCAGCTTAGTCAGAGAATCATTGACATCCGGTTATGAACTAAAAGTTATTAAAAGGTTCCATGTTGGGGGGTGGGGGTGAGGAGAAGCAGTTAATAAATAGCGACTACATAGATGGTACAGTATGCAAACAATTGAACACATACATAACATCTAAGATCTTTTTCCTAAATAAA
Proteins encoded:
- the LOC100284871 gene encoding Probable prolyl 4-hydroxylase 3, which translates into the protein MAPSRPLMRGIRPPRVFPTRGGRASPYAVALTALLLVSAALLALIAFGVFSLPVSAPNAAATTTAGGETESADTRPARPRARRDLGEGLGERGAQWTEVISWEPRAFVYHNFLSKEECEYLIGLAKPHMVKSTVVDSTTGKSKDSRVRTSSGMFLQRGRDKVIRVIEKRIADYTFIPVDHGEGLQVLHYEVGQKYEPHFDYFLDEFNTKNGGQRMATLLMYLSDVEEGGETIFPDANVNVSSLPWYNELSECAKRGLSVKPKMGDALLFWSMKPDATLDPLSLHGGCPVIRGNKWSSTKWMHIHEYKA